Proteins encoded in a region of the Clostridium beijerinckii genome:
- a CDS encoding YetF domain-containing protein, producing MIPTNTPDVLLRTFILFITLLVLTRILGKKQMSHLTFFNYFTGITIGSIAANMIRETEEPFWDDFIGLIFWCVLTLLVEYIGLKFSKLRQIIDGQPTIVIKRGVILKASLTSNRVNLDDLLMLLRKQNIFSIKEVEYAILEPNGNLSVMKKPQDQQITKSDMNITIPTPKYLPSEIISDGKIVRHNLKELNLSEDWLYSQLKMQNISNLADIIYGELQSDGTLFLQKK from the coding sequence ATGATCCCAACAAACACACCTGACGTCTTACTAAGAACATTTATACTTTTTATAACATTACTAGTTTTAACCAGAATATTAGGAAAAAAACAAATGAGCCACCTAACATTTTTTAATTATTTTACTGGAATTACAATTGGCTCAATAGCAGCTAATATGATTCGTGAAACCGAAGAACCTTTTTGGGATGATTTTATAGGGTTAATTTTTTGGTGTGTGTTAACTCTTTTAGTTGAATACATTGGCTTAAAATTCAGTAAATTAAGACAAATAATTGATGGTCAACCTACAATAGTTATAAAAAGAGGGGTAATTTTAAAAGCTTCTTTAACATCTAATCGTGTTAATTTAGATGATTTATTAATGCTACTTAGGAAACAAAATATCTTCTCTATTAAAGAAGTAGAATATGCTATACTAGAACCTAACGGAAACTTAAGTGTAATGAAAAAGCCACAAGATCAGCAAATTACTAAATCTGATATGAACATTACTATCCCTACACCAAAATATTTACCATCTGAAATAATTTCTGACGGAAAAATAGTTAGACATAATTTGAAAGAATTAAATTTAAGCGAAGATTGGTTATATTCTCAACTTAAAATGCAAAATATATCTAATTTAGCTGATATAATATATGGAGAACTTCAAAGTGATGGTACATTATTCTTACAAAAGAAATAA
- a CDS encoding DUF2200 domain-containing protein: MTKHKIYTMSVASVYPLYVMKAEKKGRTKTEVDEIILWLTGYSKEELEAELEKQTNFETFFAEAPNMNPLRTLIKGVVCGVRVEDIEEPTMKEIRYLDKLIDELAKGKAMDKILRK; the protein is encoded by the coding sequence ATGACAAAACATAAGATTTATACAATGAGTGTAGCAAGTGTCTATCCACTTTATGTTATGAAGGCGGAGAAAAAGGGACGTACAAAAACAGAGGTTGATGAAATAATCCTATGGTTGACAGGATATAGCAAAGAAGAGCTAGAAGCTGAGCTGGAAAAACAGACTAATTTTGAGACTTTCTTTGCAGAAGCTCCTAATATGAATCCTTTACGGACTTTGATTAAAGGAGTTGTCTGTGGTGTTCGAGTGGAAGACATTGAAGAACCAACTATGAAGGAAATTCGCTATTTGGATAAGCTAATAGATGAGCTAGCAAAAGGAAAAGCGATGGATAAAATTTTGAGAAAATAA
- a CDS encoding GNAT family N-acetyltransferase, which translates to MDITIEFGQVNDIDELENLYNDLNDYLADGVNYPGWIKGIYPVRQNAIDGIKNGNLYVAKHNGTIIGSIILSHEPEPAYYNVKWGFEYDYSDVFVIHTFVVHPRFMKCGVGKALMDFADKHSAKSKVKSIRLDVFEGNMPAIKLYEKCGFKYIDTVDLGLGNYGLDWFKLYEKLI; encoded by the coding sequence ATGGATATTACTATTGAATTTGGGCAAGTAAATGATATTGATGAATTAGAAAATCTTTATAATGATTTAAATGATTATTTGGCAGATGGAGTAAATTATCCGGGATGGATAAAGGGTATATATCCTGTAAGGCAAAATGCAATTGATGGCATTAAAAACGGAAATCTTTATGTAGCAAAGCATAATGGAACAATCATTGGTTCTATTATTTTAAGCCATGAGCCTGAACCGGCATATTATAATGTTAAATGGGGATTTGAGTATGACTATTCAGATGTTTTTGTTATACATACATTTGTTGTTCATCCAAGATTTATGAAATGTGGTGTAGGTAAAGCACTAATGGACTTTGCTGATAAACATAGTGCTAAGTCAAAAGTTAAATCAATTAGGTTGGATGTTTTTGAAGGTAATATGCCTGCCATTAAGCTTTATGAAAAATGTGGATTTAAATATATTGATACTGTTGATTTGGGCCTTGGAAACTACGGATTGGATTGGTTTAAACTGTATGAAAAATTAATATGA
- a CDS encoding helix-turn-helix transcriptional regulator: MKKSERLNHMMMYLNDFDYFNLSDLINKYSISRSTALRDIASLEELGMPIYAEQGRYGRYVILKNRLLSPIIFTIDEVYALYFAMLTLKAYESTPFHLSIEKLNEKFENCLSGEQIKEINKMKKVLKFEASKHNSVSQFLDKILESIINEISCKIKYLKNNKTVNYHIQFFEISSKFGQWYASGIELKSNKYKVFRCDKVTSLEFSNDKLEFPIEKLINSPLEFYQSDKSIQFEVEILDSAKDIFYKENYPSMKIELGTKTIIKGFFNVGEEEFISDYFLRYGTSIKSVKPQSLKSIIYEKIKKILNHYEEI, encoded by the coding sequence ATGAAAAAATCAGAAAGATTAAACCATATGATGATGTATTTGAATGACTTCGATTACTTTAATTTAAGTGATTTAATAAATAAATATAGCATTTCAAGAAGTACAGCTTTGCGTGACATTGCTTCATTAGAAGAATTGGGAATGCCTATTTATGCAGAGCAAGGTAGGTACGGAAGATATGTTATATTGAAAAATAGATTATTGTCACCTATTATATTTACCATAGATGAAGTATACGCTTTATATTTTGCAATGCTCACACTGAAAGCCTACGAGTCTACACCTTTTCATTTAAGTATAGAAAAATTAAATGAAAAATTTGAAAACTGCCTATCAGGAGAACAAATAAAAGAAATTAATAAGATGAAAAAGGTCTTAAAATTTGAAGCATCCAAGCATAATAGTGTTAGTCAATTCTTAGATAAGATTTTAGAAAGCATTATTAATGAAATTAGCTGTAAGATTAAGTATTTGAAAAATAACAAAACTGTAAATTATCATATACAGTTTTTTGAAATTTCCTCTAAATTTGGACAGTGGTATGCTAGTGGAATAGAGCTTAAGAGTAATAAGTACAAAGTTTTTAGATGTGATAAAGTGACCTCATTAGAATTTAGCAATGATAAGTTAGAATTTCCAATTGAAAAATTAATAAATTCTCCCTTAGAGTTCTACCAATCTGATAAAAGTATTCAATTCGAAGTAGAAATTTTAGATAGTGCAAAAGATATTTTTTATAAGGAAAACTATCCTTCTATGAAAATAGAATTAGGTACAAAGACAATTATAAAGGGATTTTTTAATGTGGGTGAAGAAGAATTCATATCTGATTATTTCCTTAGATACGGTACGTCTATTAAGTCAGTGAAACCACAATCATTAAAATCTATTATTTATGAAAAAATTAAAAAGATTCTAAATCATTATGAAGAAATTTAA
- a CDS encoding VOC family protein: protein MSTTLEIAIFLSMNGEAQDAINFYKKHFNAEQLMIVTYADLVKMGDKSIEINDENKNHISHSVLKIGKTKIMLNENPMDANEKYQAGNNTSLCIQSADLEEIQQFYNSLITDERVKIIVPLSSNIFSKAYGIVEDPFGIKIQLCFDERLK, encoded by the coding sequence ATGAGTACAACGCTAGAAATTGCTATTTTCCTTTCAATGAATGGAGAAGCACAAGATGCTATTAATTTTTACAAGAAACACTTTAATGCAGAACAGTTAATGATTGTAACATATGCAGACCTGGTAAAGATGGGGGATAAATCAATAGAAATTAATGACGAAAATAAAAATCACATCTCTCACTCTGTTTTAAAAATAGGTAAGACTAAAATTATGCTTAATGAAAATCCAATGGATGCTAATGAAAAGTACCAAGCTGGCAATAATACTTCTCTATGTATTCAAAGTGCTGATTTGGAGGAAATCCAACAATTCTACAATAGCTTAATTACAGATGAAAGAGTTAAAATAATTGTACCATTATCCAGTAATATATTTAGTAAAGCATATGGTATTGTTGAAGACCCATTTGGTATTAAAATTCAATTATGTTTTGATGAGAGATTAAAGTAA
- a CDS encoding virginiamycin B lyase family protein — protein sequence MNIKINEYSIRTSQSGPYGITAGIDEALWFTENKANKIGRITVKGEIEEYLVPSQEAGLSIIVSGANGDLWFTEYKANKVGKITIKGEIEEYSIPTADSGPFGITEGPDGAIWFTEITGNKIGRISNLGEIIEYKLPNDSSYPSSIVCGSDGALWFTENQGNKIGKITMFGEITEYPIPTIGSGPVGITSGPDGALWFVEINGNRIGRITTEGIINEYDLKTVKARPHAIITGSDGALWFTQWGSNQIGRITTNGEVSEYEIPTANSEPHGIAVGPDKAIWFAEECNKIGQLILL from the coding sequence ATGAATATAAAGATTAATGAATATTCAATTCGGACCTCTCAATCAGGTCCGTATGGAATCACTGCAGGTATTGATGAAGCACTATGGTTTACAGAAAATAAAGCGAATAAGATAGGAAGAATTACTGTAAAAGGTGAAATAGAAGAATACCTTGTTCCATCACAGGAGGCTGGACTTTCTATTATAGTCTCTGGAGCAAATGGAGACTTATGGTTTACAGAATATAAGGCTAATAAAGTAGGGAAAATCACAATAAAAGGCGAAATTGAGGAATATAGTATCCCAACTGCTGATTCAGGACCTTTTGGAATAACTGAAGGACCTGATGGAGCAATATGGTTTACAGAAATTACAGGGAATAAGATAGGTAGAATTTCAAATTTAGGAGAGATTATAGAATATAAATTACCTAATGATAGTTCATATCCGTCTTCTATAGTATGTGGCAGCGATGGTGCACTTTGGTTTACAGAGAATCAAGGTAATAAAATAGGCAAAATTACTATGTTTGGAGAGATTACTGAATATCCTATACCTACAATAGGGTCAGGACCAGTTGGAATTACAAGTGGGCCTGATGGAGCATTGTGGTTTGTAGAAATAAACGGAAATAGAATAGGAAGAATTACAACGGAAGGAATTATTAATGAGTATGATTTGAAAACTGTAAAGGCCAGACCGCATGCAATTATTACTGGTAGTGATGGAGCACTTTGGTTTACTCAATGGGGAAGCAATCAAATAGGCAGAATTACAACAAATGGAGAGGTTAGTGAATATGAAATTCCTACAGCAAATTCAGAACCACATGGAATAGCAGTAGGACCAGATAAAGCAATTTGGTTTGCTGAGGAATGCAATAAAATAGGACAATTAATACTTTTGTAA
- a CDS encoding methionyl aminopeptidase, whose amino-acid sequence MILNRNDLCWCKSGVKYKNCHLEFDKKLSDLKRKGHIVPTKDLIKTKEQIEGIRKSAEVNNGLLDLISENIREGMTTEQIDKLAYEYTTSKGGIPADLNYDGFPKSICISINNEVCHGIPSDDVVLKNGDIVNVDATTILNGYYSDASRMFMIGEVSEEARKLVQVTKECVNKGLEAVKPWAFLGDIGAAIQEHAESNGYSVVREFGGHGVGLDIHEDPFVFHFGKRGTDMVLAPGMVFTIEPMINAGSHEIFIDEDNGWTALTADGSLSAQWEHTVLVTEDGVEVISK is encoded by the coding sequence ATGATATTAAATAGGAATGATTTATGTTGGTGTAAAAGTGGCGTGAAATATAAAAATTGTCATTTAGAATTTGACAAAAAGTTAAGTGATTTAAAAAGAAAAGGACATATAGTACCAACAAAAGATCTTATAAAAACAAAAGAGCAAATTGAAGGAATAAGAAAGAGCGCAGAGGTTAATAATGGTCTTTTAGACTTGATTAGTGAAAACATCAGGGAAGGCATGACAACAGAGCAAATAGATAAATTAGCATATGAGTATACTACATCAAAGGGTGGAATTCCAGCAGACCTTAATTATGATGGATTTCCTAAAAGTATTTGTATATCAATAAATAATGAAGTATGTCATGGAATACCAAGTGACGATGTTGTCCTTAAAAATGGAGATATTGTAAATGTAGATGCAACTACTATATTAAATGGATATTATTCAGATGCATCAAGAATGTTTATGATTGGTGAAGTAAGTGAAGAAGCCAGAAAATTGGTTCAAGTAACTAAAGAATGCGTAAATAAAGGACTGGAAGCAGTTAAACCTTGGGCATTTTTAGGAGACATTGGAGCAGCAATTCAGGAACATGCGGAAAGTAATGGCTATTCAGTAGTTAGAGAATTTGGAGGACATGGAGTTGGTTTAGATATTCATGAAGATCCATTTGTTTTTCATTTTGGAAAAAGGGGAACAGATATGGTTTTGGCGCCTGGAATGGTGTTCACAATTGAACCAATGATAAATGCTGGAAGTCATGAAATATTTATAGATGAGGATAATGGATGGACTGCATTGACAGCTGATGGTTCTCTTTCAGCACAATGGGAGCATACAGTTCTTGTAACAGAAGATGGGGTAGAAGTTATTTCAAAATAG
- a CDS encoding DUF5680 domain-containing protein, producing the protein MSFQEQLQTLRKAKGLSQEKLAEFLGISRQSVAKWEVGQSYPDIARLIALSEFFKVSIDKLVNDYEENCRLSIEENKINNINKNIIDFLCRAKKATYSGNGAECKSSRPNSHDLEYVEGNLKYIDTYLGGERFSGEEGLWQDDIPFWSMNYTGRVLDERFSGSFLKEALSLVTEDNPYRGPIIYQNGQYKYHCIINGEFKWFQGHEEIYFDNIKVYECYFHGGSIK; encoded by the coding sequence ATGAGTTTTCAGGAACAATTGCAAACACTTAGAAAAGCAAAAGGTCTATCGCAAGAAAAATTAGCTGAATTCTTAGGCATATCAAGACAATCAGTTGCAAAATGGGAAGTAGGGCAGTCCTATCCAGATATAGCTAGATTAATTGCATTAAGTGAGTTCTTTAAAGTAAGCATTGATAAATTAGTCAATGATTATGAAGAAAATTGTAGGTTATCAATAGAAGAAAATAAAATTAATAATATAAATAAAAATATAATTGATTTTCTATGTAGGGCTAAAAAAGCTACGTATTCTGGAAATGGTGCAGAGTGTAAATCTTCAAGACCAAATTCTCATGATTTAGAATATGTAGAAGGAAACTTAAAATATATTGATACCTATTTAGGTGGAGAAAGATTTTCAGGGGAAGAAGGTTTGTGGCAAGATGATATTCCATTTTGGTCAATGAATTATACTGGAAGAGTTTTGGATGAAAGATTTTCAGGTAGTTTTTTAAAGGAAGCTTTGAGTTTAGTAACTGAAGATAATCCATATAGAGGTCCTATTATTTATCAAAATGGACAGTATAAATATCATTGCATTATAAATGGTGAATTTAAGTGGTTTCAAGGGCATGAGGAAATATATTTTGATAATATTAAAGTTTATGAATGTTATTTTCATGGAGGATCAATTAAATAG
- a CDS encoding class I SAM-dependent methyltransferase — protein MEKSKYDDKIFFDKYSKMSRSIYGLQGAGEWEVFKSMLPKFDNKRVLDLGCGFGWHCKYAIENKASEVIGVDLSEKMLEQARKINADKAIKYIKSSIEEVKFESEYFDIVISSLAFHYVKDFDKVCKSIYTMLKKNGDFIFSVEHPVFTAYGSQQWHTDEKGNKVHWPVDNYFYEGIRESIFLGECVTKYHKTLTTYINGLLKCGFVIKEIIEPTPTNEMLNEIEGMKDELRRPMMLLISAKK, from the coding sequence ATGGAAAAAAGTAAATATGATGATAAGATCTTTTTTGATAAGTATAGTAAGATGTCAAGGTCGATTTATGGTCTACAAGGGGCAGGAGAGTGGGAAGTATTTAAAAGTATGTTACCCAAATTTGATAATAAAAGAGTATTAGATTTAGGATGTGGATTTGGATGGCATTGTAAATATGCTATTGAAAATAAGGCTAGTGAAGTAATAGGAGTAGATCTATCAGAAAAAATGTTAGAACAGGCTAGAAAAATTAATGCAGATAAGGCTATAAAATATATAAAGTCAAGCATAGAGGAAGTGAAGTTTGAAAGTGAATACTTTGATATTGTAATAAGCTCACTTGCATTTCATTATGTTAAAGATTTTGATAAAGTATGTAAAAGTATATATACTATGTTGAAAAAAAATGGGGATTTTATATTTTCAGTGGAGCACCCTGTATTTACAGCCTATGGAAGTCAACAGTGGCATACTGATGAGAAAGGTAATAAAGTCCATTGGCCAGTAGATAATTATTTTTATGAGGGCATAAGAGAAAGTATTTTTTTAGGTGAATGTGTTACTAAATATCACAAAACCTTAACTACATATATAAATGGCTTATTAAAATGTGGCTTTGTGATAAAAGAAATTATAGAACCTACCCCAACAAATGAAATGTTGAATGAAATTGAGGGTATGAAGGATGAGTTACGTAGACCAATGATGTTGTTAATTTCAGCTAAAAAATAG
- a CDS encoding flavodoxin family protein: MSKVVIFNASPRKNGYNSKLLEQVAKGAESKGAEIIEFNLNDTGIRGCQSCFYCRTHDGCAINDYLKPMYEAIKEADAIVFGSPIYYYQITGQAKVWLDRTFPLIDHDGNAITPRHPGKKVVTIFTQANSNPEVGAEGIKYVTNVFNTYGWKLEDNIHVCGATLVPDSKALEEFSLRAFKAGENLVG; this comes from the coding sequence ATGTCAAAAGTGGTTATTTTTAATGCTAGTCCAAGAAAGAATGGATATAATTCAAAATTATTAGAACAAGTGGCAAAAGGTGCTGAGTCTAAAGGTGCTGAGATTATAGAATTTAATTTAAACGATACTGGAATTCGTGGATGTCAAAGCTGCTTCTATTGCCGTACTCATGATGGTTGTGCTATCAATGATTATCTTAAACCAATGTATGAGGCTATTAAAGAAGCAGATGCTATTGTATTTGGATCTCCAATCTACTACTATCAAATTACAGGTCAAGCAAAAGTTTGGTTAGACCGTACATTTCCATTGATTGACCATGATGGAAACGCCATTACACCTAGACATCCAGGTAAAAAGGTAGTAACAATATTCACTCAAGCTAATTCAAATCCTGAAGTAGGTGCAGAAGGTATTAAATATGTTACTAATGTCTTCAACACATATGGCTGGAAACTAGAGGATAATATTCACGTTTGTGGAGCTACTCTTGTTCCTGATTCAAAAGCGTTAGAGGAATTTTCTTTAAGAGCATTTAAGGCTGGGGAAAATCTAGTTGGATAG
- a CDS encoding winged helix-turn-helix transcriptional regulator codes for MASKQELEKYLNILRESDFNENCPIKYALEVIGGKWKLNILGQLLRKDVCRFNQLKRDVSGITNTMLANSLRELENDELVIRNQYNEMPVRVEYTLTDKGRNLLPLLYELTVWWDDYIKNKEISK; via the coding sequence ATGGCAAGCAAACAAGAATTAGAGAAATATTTAAATATATTGAGAGAATCAGATTTTAATGAAAATTGCCCTATAAAATATGCTTTGGAAGTAATCGGAGGCAAATGGAAACTGAATATATTAGGGCAGTTACTAAGAAAGGACGTATGTCGCTTTAATCAATTAAAAAGAGACGTATCAGGAATAACAAATACAATGCTAGCAAATTCATTACGTGAACTCGAGAATGATGAGTTAGTTATTAGAAATCAATATAATGAAATGCCTGTAAGAGTAGAATACACTTTAACTGATAAGGGAAGAAATCTATTGCCATTACTTTATGAATTAACAGTTTGGTGGGATGATTATATAAAGAATAAAGAAATTTCAAAATAA
- a CDS encoding RNA polymerase sigma factor produces MSEEELVIKIQSGDMNALGELFEIYKNESFKYSYLITGSKYTSEDIVQEAFISCYNNIKSLKNPEFFKSWFFKMLTRIAWRYAKKDKKSLPVDNIFEKVDEKSIDTSIEQYLRKEKNNNLYAEIEKLDLKQKTVIVLYYFNGLTVSEIAKVMGCFEGTVKSRLYSARKKLKSSLIKCDDEYNHRNLKRVGLDG; encoded by the coding sequence GTGTCTGAAGAAGAACTTGTCATAAAAATCCAGTCTGGTGATATGAACGCATTAGGTGAACTGTTTGAAATATATAAAAATGAATCATTCAAATACTCATATCTTATTACAGGTAGTAAGTATACAAGTGAAGATATTGTACAAGAAGCATTTATAAGCTGTTACAATAATATAAAAAGTCTTAAAAATCCTGAATTTTTTAAATCATGGTTTTTTAAAATGCTTACTAGAATTGCATGGAGATATGCAAAGAAAGATAAAAAATCACTGCCAGTTGATAATATTTTTGAAAAGGTAGATGAAAAAAGTATTGATACTTCTATAGAGCAATATTTGAGAAAAGAGAAAAATAATAATCTTTATGCAGAAATTGAAAAGCTTGATTTAAAACAAAAAACAGTAATAGTTCTATATTATTTTAATGGTCTTACAGTTAGTGAAATTGCAAAAGTAATGGGGTGCTTTGAAGGAACGGTCAAATCGAGGCTTTATAGTGCAAGAAAAAAATTAAAAAGCAGTTTAATTAAATGTGACGATGAATATAATCATAGAAATTTAAAGAGGGTGGGACTTGATGGATAA
- a CDS encoding DUF4179 domain-containing protein, with amino-acid sequence MINKKLIKTLGPILGIMTFMLASGITYTSAFADDTIAAMAPATATTTSASATYTDNTATPIKDYSIAINKSSEENGIKVTVNSALATKHNLKVTLKIEGITDPKAIEHNNSLFEVSYGDKDYGFSSTSSRQYADDKTMFLTLEKNNYEGEYPESGNLRVDVVLSNYKVNIGMDVPVDFTNSINKVFTKDITGTIPEINYTLKQLDSDSMGTTVSYTRPKHSGHNIDDNNDFWDSQILLKVDNNFYKLDSRGDSIGDDGTIIGHYSSKLPTYDNIKNGKDISVISMLYKVSMDDSDIISNNSNKNTTTDSANNLSYEKEFSSSSGLKGTIYNVERNDNSVKVYCKGHSELESLIIASNISLNYNHVKGQKDATIYHYNRFVSFYKDPKDSLGYIVEFDNVDKDKAATLNISYMLKEISMYKMGDEIKLSN; translated from the coding sequence ATGATAAATAAAAAATTGATTAAAACTCTTGGTCCTATATTGGGGATTATGACATTTATGTTAGCTTCCGGTATAACTTATACATCAGCTTTTGCTGATGATACTATAGCAGCAATGGCGCCTGCTACTGCTACAACCACTAGTGCTAGTGCTACTTATACAGATAATACAGCCACACCAATTAAAGATTATTCTATAGCTATAAATAAAAGTTCAGAAGAAAATGGAATTAAGGTGACTGTTAATAGTGCACTAGCCACAAAACATAATTTAAAAGTAACTCTTAAAATTGAAGGAATTACTGATCCTAAAGCAATTGAACATAATAATTCGCTTTTTGAAGTATCATATGGTGACAAAGATTACGGCTTTAGCTCTACCTCTTCTAGACAATATGCAGATGATAAAACTATGTTTTTAACCTTAGAAAAGAATAATTATGAAGGTGAATATCCTGAAAGTGGAAACTTAAGAGTTGATGTAGTACTTTCAAATTATAAAGTTAATATTGGCATGGATGTACCTGTAGATTTCACTAATTCTATTAATAAAGTATTTACTAAAGATATTACAGGCACAATACCTGAAATTAATTATACTTTAAAACAATTAGATTCAGATTCTATGGGGACAACCGTAAGTTATACTCGACCTAAACACAGTGGACATAACATTGATGACAATAATGATTTTTGGGATTCACAAATATTATTAAAAGTTGACAACAATTTTTATAAATTAGATTCTAGGGGCGATAGCATTGGAGACGACGGAACAATTATTGGACATTATTCATCTAAATTGCCAACTTATGATAATATTAAAAACGGAAAGGATATTAGTGTAATTTCAATGCTTTATAAAGTGTCAATGGATGACTCTGATATAATATCCAATAATAGTAATAAAAACACTACCACCGACTCTGCAAACAACTTAAGCTACGAAAAAGAGTTCAGCTCTTCTAGCGGATTGAAAGGCACAATATACAATGTTGAAAGAAATGATAATAGTGTAAAGGTATATTGCAAAGGACATTCTGAGTTAGAAAGTTTAATTATAGCAAGCAATATTTCTTTGAACTATAATCATGTTAAAGGACAAAAGGATGCTACTATTTATCATTACAATAGATTTGTAAGTTTTTATAAAGATCCAAAAGATTCTCTTGGCTACATTGTAGAATTTGATAATGTTGATAAGGATAAAGCTGCTACTTTAAATATTAGTTATATGCTAAAAGAAATTAGTATGTACAAAATGGGTGATGAAATAAAACTATCAAATTAA
- a CDS encoding DUF4179 domain-containing protein: MINKKTNRLLSSILGAALIVGLIQMPAFAVDNVQAQSSYAVNSGLIGNNNSVEQNGVKITLNSVVGTKNDLKATITIQTPTPFDKDDREETNVLLNYGDNKFNGGSTSFIHTDDKTLVITIEYRLNKSVLPEKGPLRIDVVMQKYKVNVGLDANVDFSDSLKNSMEKDYSIKIPQFNSTFNKLESDILGTHLSFSEPEETSLMRNNDVLTEHSFILKAGDKMYLLRHSNSYSSGSDENDRSMVTTYDAEGATYEKIKDQTAISLIPISFTINSKDQKNLYKEEHNDKDMQTINNVSYAKTFDFSDGSKGEIYNIQRDDNSVKVYLKGVNEKESLLLASSLFMDYKHENSKKDYYDHDYYDGNERTTFSKDPNDSLGYIVEFSNVKKDVNTQIDYDPTISLINAYTVGDEIQLSK; the protein is encoded by the coding sequence ATGATAAACAAAAAAACAAATAGGCTATTAAGCTCCATACTGGGGGCTGCTTTAATTGTTGGCCTTATTCAAATGCCTGCCTTTGCTGTTGATAATGTACAAGCTCAATCATCCTATGCAGTTAACTCTGGATTAATTGGAAATAACAATTCTGTTGAGCAAAATGGAGTCAAGATAACTCTAAACAGTGTTGTTGGAACAAAAAATGACCTCAAAGCTACAATCACAATACAAACCCCAACGCCTTTTGATAAAGATGACAGAGAAGAAACAAATGTTTTATTAAATTATGGTGACAATAAATTTAATGGTGGAAGTACGTCATTTATACATACAGATGACAAGACATTAGTTATAACCATTGAATATAGATTGAATAAATCTGTATTACCTGAAAAAGGCCCTTTAAGAATTGATGTAGTAATGCAAAAATACAAGGTTAATGTTGGATTAGATGCAAACGTTGATTTTTCAGACTCATTAAAAAATTCAATGGAAAAGGATTATTCAATTAAAATTCCTCAATTTAATTCTACATTTAATAAGTTAGAATCCGATATTTTGGGGACTCATCTTTCTTTCAGTGAACCGGAAGAAACTTCTTTAATGAGGAATAATGATGTATTAACAGAACATTCCTTTATCTTAAAAGCTGGAGATAAAATGTATTTGTTGAGACATTCTAATAGCTATTCATCTGGCAGTGATGAAAATGACAGGTCAATGGTAACTACTTATGACGCAGAAGGAGCAACTTATGAAAAGATCAAAGATCAAACAGCTATAAGCTTAATCCCTATAAGTTTTACTATTAACTCAAAGGATCAAAAAAACTTATATAAAGAAGAACATAATGATAAAGACATGCAGACTATCAATAATGTAAGTTATGCCAAGACTTTTGATTTTTCTGATGGAAGTAAAGGCGAAATCTATAATATTCAAAGAGACGATAATAGCGTAAAAGTTTATCTAAAAGGCGTAAATGAAAAAGAAAGTTTATTACTTGCAAGTAGTTTGTTTATGGATTATAAACATGAGAATAGTAAAAAAGATTATTATGATCATGATTATTACGACGGTAACGAACGCACTACTTTCTCTAAGGACCCAAATGATTCTTTGGGTTATATTGTAGAATTTAGTAATGTAAAAAAAGATGTAAATACTCAAATAGACTATGATCCAACTATAAGTTTAATTAATGCATATACTGTTGGGGATGAGATTCAATTATCTAAATAA